A single window of Malus sylvestris chromosome 5, drMalSylv7.2, whole genome shotgun sequence DNA harbors:
- the LOC126623982 gene encoding umecyanin-like, translating into MAGAVTLKVAVAVLAVGIAAVSLGGSLVGAQVHHVVGGDRGWDPSSDLASWSSGKTFRAGDKMWLAYSAAHGYIAEVTSKEEFESCDVTNPIRMFTDGLDSISMDNEGLRYFASSNVESCKKGLKLHVEVMPQSYQAPETSNSHVAESKGSAVVAAEGPKTPSGSAHLTASLMVLSFGLLCYALGI; encoded by the exons ATGGCTGGAGCTGTAACATTGAAGGTGGCTGTTGCTGTTTTGGCGGTTGGTATCGCCGCCGTGAGCCTCGGAGGGAGCTTGGTTGGAGCACAAGTGCACCATGTGGTCGGAGGAGACCGCGGCTGGGATCCATCCTCCGACCTCGCTTCTTGGTCCTCGGGCAAAACATTTAGGGCGGGAGATAAGATGT GGCTAGCCTACTCCGCGGCACATGGGTACATAGCGGAAGTGACGAGTAAGGAGGAATTCGAGTCCTGCGATGTAACCAACCCAATCAGGATGTTCACGGACGGCCTGGATAGCATCTCGATGGACAATGAAGGACTCCGGTACTTCGCTAGCAGTAACGTCGAGAGCTGCAAGAAGGGCCTCAAACTACACGTGGAAGTTATGCCCCAATCATATCAAGCTCCTGAAACGTCCAACTCCCACGTGGCAGAATCAAAGGGCTCCGCGGTGGTTGCAGCTGAAGGGCCCAAAACCCCTTCTGGTTCGGCCCATCTCACTGCAAGCCTCATGGTGTTGTCATTTGGGTTGCTTTGTTATGCATTGGGTATTTAG
- the LOC126623951 gene encoding transcription initiation factor IIF subunit alpha-like, with amino-acid sequence MSTADLILRPECGGCKTTKDLYGSNCKHLTLCDDCGKQMALNRAKCNECGAVVTRLIREYNVRASTVNDKNYFIGRFVTGLPSFSKTKNSENKWSLHKDGLQGRQLSDAMREKYKNKPWVLEDESGRSQYQGHLEGAQTATYYLLIKHPSGKEFSAIPAGSWFNFNKVAQYKQLTLEEAEEKISNRKKTADGYERWMMKAANNGAALFGEVERFDNDNGVAGGKGRKKTAGGGDDEEGNGSDRGDEDDEEELERKKRLNKRGGDGDGDDDDEGARGGDADMDDDDIEKGDDWEHEEIFTDDDEAVGNNPEEREDLEPEIPAPPEIKQDDEDEDEDDKEGGLSKSGKELKKLLGRSGGLNDSDVEDDDDDDDDMDDDIGLPSELAPKQKDAPKEEPSDNSPSKPTPSASSRGTTSTSKSSKGKRKSSGDDAKASNSAPSKKVKTENEQKSIKEEPVSVPASKSSAPPKGTPPVKTEPSSSGGRVTEEEIRAVLMQRTPLTTNDLVSKFKGRLKSSEEKAAFSSILRRISKIKKGNNGTSSFIVLKER; translated from the exons ATGTCGACGGCCGATTTGATACTGAGACCTGAGTGTGGTGGATGTAAAACGACCAAGGATTTATACGGAAGCAATTGCAAGCACTTGACTCTGTGCGACGACTGTGGCAAACAAATGGCTCTCAACCGCGCCAAGTGCAACGAGTGCGGCGCCGTCGTCACTCGCTTAATTCGA GAATATAATGTTCGAGCGAGTACTGTCAATGACAAGAATTACTTCATTGGGAGATTTGTGACGGGGTTGCCGAGTTTTTCGAAGACGAAGAATTCTGAAAATAAATGGTCTCTCCACAAGGATGGACTACAAGGACGCCAACTTAGTGATGCCATGCGG GAGAAGTACAAGAATAAACCCTGGGTTTTGGAGGACGAAAGTGGCCGGTCTCAGTACCAGGGTCATCTTGAAGGTGCACAGACTGCAACCTACTACTTGCTAATAAAGCATCCCTCTGGAAAGGAGTTTTCTGCTATTCCTGCTGGTTCTTG GTTCAATTTCAACAAGGTTGCACAGTACAAACAACTTACATTGGAGGAAGCCGAAGAGAAGATTAGTAATAGGAAAAAGACTGCAGATGGATATGAAAGATGGATGATGAAAGCTGCAAATAATGGAGCTGCTTTATTTGGTGAAGTGGAGAGGTTTGACAACGATAATGGTGTGGCTGGTGGGAAGGGACGAAAAAAGACAGctggtggtggtgatgatgaAGAAGGAAATGGTTCCGATAGAGgagatgaggatgatgaagaagagttggaaaggaagaaaagattgaacaaaagaggtggtgatggtgatggtgatgatgatgatgaaggcgcAAGGGGAGGTGATGCAGACATGGATGACGATGATATCGAGAAGG GTGATGACTGGGAGCACGAAGAAATTTTCACTGATGATGATGAAGCTGTTGGCAACAATCCTGAGGAAAGGGAAGATTTGGAACCAGAGATTCCAGCTCCTCCAGAAATTAAGCAG GATGATGAGGACGAGGATGAAGATGACAAAGAGGGTGGACTAAGCAAATCAGGAAAAGAGttgaagaagctacttgggcgCAGTGGTGGGCTGAATGATTCAGATGTGGAGGATGACgacgatgacgatgatgat ATGGATGATGATATTGGCTTACCTTCAGAGCTGGCTCCAAAGCAGAAGGATGCACCCAAAGAGGAACCATCTGACAACAGCCCCTCAAAACCAACACCTTCTGCGTCCAGTCGAGGAACTACATCAACCTCCAAGTCCTCAAAGGGAAAGAGAAAATCAAGTGGCGATGATGCTAAGGCATCTAACAGTGCACCTTCCAAGAAGGTCAAGACTGAAAAT GAACAAAAATCCATCAAAGAGGAGCCTGTGTCTGTACCTGCTTCTAAAAGTAGTGCGCCTCCAAAAGGTACTCCACCGGTGAAAACGGAGCCATCATCATCTGGTGGACGCGTCACCGAGGAAGAAATCAGGGCCGTGTTGATGCAGAGAACACCACTCACCACGAATGATCTTGTTTCTAAATTTAAGGGAAGACTCAAATCGTCTGAG GAAAAGGCTGCTTTTTCGAGTATTCTAAGGAGAATCTCTAAGATAAAGAAGGGCAACAACGGAACCAGCAGCTTTATAGTACTGAAAGAACGATGA